One segment of Anopheles stephensi strain Indian chromosome 3, UCI_ANSTEP_V1.0, whole genome shotgun sequence DNA contains the following:
- the LOC118513527 gene encoding hepatocyte growth factor-regulated tyrosine kinase substrate isoform X2, with amino-acid sequence MTDTMNILKTEGHKFPELKEADAMFSSDIAPDWVDGDVCHRCRSQFTFTVRKHHCRNCGQVFCAQCSSKNSTLPKFGIEKEVRVCDGCYAQLQRPTATLTKKPTEEEDLPAEYLTSSLAQQAQGPARKTDEELREEEELQLALALSQSEAETKQQVQARRVTFHKAPESPESQTPQAQVKRSPSPVEEPPADPELARYLNRNYWEQRQVMDSPASPSAPSPMPSPMPSMQPILLTKSAPEDAEIDEFSNMMKTQVEIFVNRMKSNSSRGRSISCDSSVQTLFMNLTSLHARLLTFIKDMDDKRMWYEQLQDKLTQIKDSRAALDVLRQEHQEKLQRIAEEQERQRQLQMAQKLEIMRKKKQEYLQYQRQVALQRIQEQEREMQMRQEQQKAQYRMGTAFPFMAPGPAPGPGPQGSPVHVGGVPGGYPGPGYGPYGPMPPTNGTLPHYQQQPQQQQQQPPQQMFSPQHTGQYGMPGATAPGADGQVPMQQGPMQPPPGGPGIIPPGMNVMPGQVPPPGAMNMPGGGHMPGAPMMGPPQQPQPQQQPQQQPPPQQQHPQQQHPQQQPQQLPPPTQQQAGLMGGNPMQPPNDLQHQQQQQGQIPPPVAMPPVVQIPPPAPIVSAPEAAPVAAPPPPQAQPAASNPEPATAELISFD; translated from the exons ATGACG GATACGATGAACATTTTGAAAACGGAGGGCCATAAGTTCCCGGAGCTGAAGGAAGCGGATGCAATGTTTTCCTCGGACATTGCCCCCGATTGGGTTGATGGAGACGTTTGCCACCGTTGCCGATCGCAGTTTACGTTCACCGTGCGCAAGCATCACTGCCGCAACTGTGGACAGGTCTTTTGTGCCCAGTGCTCGTCGAAGAACAGCACGCTGCCCAAGTTTGGCATTGAGAAGGAGGTGCGCGTATGTGACGGATGCTACGCTCAACTGCAGCGACCGACCGCAACGCTTACGAAGAAACCTACTGAGGAAGAAGATTTGCCGGCCGAATATTTGACCAGCTCGCTTGCCCAACAGGCACAGGGTCCGGCACGCAAGACGGACGAAGAGCTGCGGGAAGAGGAGGAACTCCAGCTGGCCCTTGCGTTGAGCCAATCGGAAGCGGAAACCAAGCAGCAAGTTCAGGCACGTCGGGTCACGTTCCACAAGGCACCGGAATCACCGGAATCGCAAACGCCCCAGGCGCAGGTCAAACGAAGCCCGTCGCCTGTTGAAGAACCGCCGGCCGATCCGGAGCTGGCACGCTATCTGAATCGCAACTATTGGGAGCAGCGCCAGGTGATGGATTCGCCGGCCTCGCCATCGGCACCGAGCCCGATGCCAAGCCCGATGCCATCGATGCAGCCGATCCTTCTGACCAAGAGCGCACCGGAAGACGCGGAGATTGACGAGTTTTCCAACATGATGAAAACGCAGGTGGAAATCTTTGTGAATCGCATGAAATCGAACTCGAGCCGGGGTCGGAGCATTTCGTGCGACAGTTCGGTACAAACGCTGTTCATGAATCTGACCTCGCTGCATGCCCGGCTGCTCACGTTCATTAAGGACATGGACGACAAGCGCATGTGGTACGAGCAGCTGCAGGACAAGCTGACGCAGATCAAGGATTCGCGCGCCGCTCTGGATGTGTTGCGGCAGGAGCATCAGGAGAAGTTGCAGCGCATTGCTGAGGAACAGGAACGGCAGCGACAGCTGCAGATGGCCCAGAAGCTGGAGATTATGCGCAAGAAGAAGCAGGAATATCTGCAGTACCAGCGCCAGGTCGCTTTGCAACGCATTCAGGAGCAAGAGCGTGAGATGCAAATGCGTCAGGAGCAGCAGAAGGCCCAGTATCGCATGGGAACGGCATTCCCGTTCATGGCGCCTGGTCCGGCACCGGGACCAGGACCACAGGGATCGCCTGTGCATGTTGGAGGAGTGCCTGGTGGTTATCCGGGACCGGGATATGGACCGTACGGTCCAATGCCTCCAACGAACGGTACACTTCCACACTATCAACaacagccgcagcagcagcagcagcagccaccgcaACAAATGTTTTCACCCCAACACACCGGACAGTACGGAATGCCTGGTGCAACCGCTCCGGGTGCGGACGGACAGGTTCCAATGCAGCAAGGCCCGATGCAACCGCCACCCGGTGGACCTGGCATTATTCCTCCCGGGATGAATGTAATGCCTGGACAGGTGCCACCACCGGGTGCCATGAATATGCCTGGCGGCGGCCATATGCCAGGGGCACCCATGATGGGCCCTCCACAACAACCtcaaccacagcagcagccgcagcagcaaccaccgccgcaacaacaacatccacagcagcagcatccccaacaacaaccacaacaattACCACCCCCAACTCAGCAGCAGGCCGGTTTAATGGGCGGCAACCCAATGCAACCGCCGAACGATCTGcagcatcaacaacagcaacagggaCAGATTCCTCCACCGGTTGCGATGCCTCCCGTAGTGCAGATTCCTCCACCCGCGCCGATAGTTTCGGCACCGGAAGCAGCACCGGTAGCCGCTCCACCACCTCCGCAAGCGCAACCCGCAGCCTCGAATCCTGAACCAGCTACGGCCGAATTAATAAGCTTTGATTAA